A portion of the Streptomyces sp. NBC_00376 genome contains these proteins:
- a CDS encoding CU044_5270 family protein, translated as MDDLTSVKELEADTPPLTAEARAAARTRLMTAIGRESRGGVALALPRRTVFRVAVAATIAAAVAGIVLVASVDGGDPRSPRMTTLSAAQVLHKAADRTRSTGASLPIPRNDQYFYTKTYITRTPVKGGKTRTWTDESWLSVDGSRPSRRQEHGKIHNDPPLGEHEVQWPPNEYAKLQKWPTDPDELLKWLGRGRVEVVEPSGAKGGKAGGPAPDPDRMVFMEACLLMQGPRVMPPGLQAAAFEALAKLPRIKVDEDEVDALGRHGVGVSYPHLTFTFVFDRETYDYLGIRLKGSNAKRVDGEWRQVDRYFEMRSSQEVGVVDRIGQRP; from the coding sequence CCCGTGCCGCCGCCCGCACCCGGCTGATGACCGCCATCGGCCGGGAGAGCCGCGGGGGAGTCGCTCTCGCGCTGCCCAGGCGGACGGTGTTCCGTGTCGCGGTGGCCGCGACGATCGCCGCGGCAGTGGCGGGAATCGTACTGGTGGCCTCGGTAGACGGCGGGGACCCCCGTTCCCCGAGGATGACCACCCTCAGCGCGGCGCAGGTGCTGCACAAGGCCGCGGACAGGACGCGGTCCACCGGTGCCAGCCTACCGATCCCGCGGAACGACCAGTACTTCTACACCAAGACCTACATCACGCGAACCCCCGTGAAGGGCGGGAAGACCAGGACGTGGACGGACGAGAGCTGGCTGTCGGTGGACGGCTCCAGGCCCTCGCGCCGGCAGGAGCACGGCAAGATCCACAACGATCCCCCGCTGGGCGAGCACGAGGTGCAGTGGCCGCCCAATGAATACGCGAAGCTGCAGAAGTGGCCGACCGACCCCGACGAGCTCCTCAAGTGGCTCGGCCGCGGGCGCGTCGAGGTCGTCGAGCCGTCCGGGGCGAAGGGGGGCAAGGCCGGCGGGCCCGCGCCCGACCCCGACAGGATGGTGTTCATGGAGGCATGTCTGCTCATGCAGGGGCCGCGGGTCATGCCGCCCGGCCTGCAGGCCGCCGCTTTCGAGGCCCTGGCGAAACTGCCACGCATCAAGGTGGACGAGGACGAGGTCGACGCTCTGGGCCGGCACGGGGTCGGGGTGTCGTACCCCCACCTGACCTTCACCTTCGTCTTCGACCGTGAGACCTACGACTACCTGGGCATTCGTCTCAAGGGCAGCAATGCGAAGCGCGTCGACGGCGAGTGGCGGCAGGTCGACAGGTACTTCGAGATGCGCAGCAGTCAGGAGGTGGGCGTCGTCGACCGGATCGGCCAACGTCCGTAA
- a CDS encoding ATP-dependent DNA ligase, which translates to MVSHETPRSLEKDGHRTVLRRTDETVVLYARSGRVVTQHWMDLAVAGMELRPGTVLDGEAVIWRDGRLNFAAAQARAASSVTRARALAARYPASYVCWDVLQHPDPAIGDCRSRPYTERSAFLLQLLSDVGPPIQAVPASDDRDVAMLWYDTLREQGIEGIVCKRGGAGYPSGRRGWAKVRHTDTADALVVGFTGPPQEAVSSLVCHGWARGRPTRPRPLLPSPRALRTVTDVGRSGRRRPPPDCCASRSTCRPAATRRRRASHCCP; encoded by the coding sequence ATGGTGTCTCATGAGACACCTCGCAGTCTGGAGAAGGACGGCCACAGAACAGTGCTGCGTCGTACCGACGAGACCGTCGTGCTCTACGCCCGGTCCGGCAGAGTCGTCACCCAGCACTGGATGGACCTGGCCGTCGCCGGCATGGAACTGCGCCCCGGCACGGTGCTGGACGGGGAGGCGGTGATCTGGCGGGACGGCCGGCTGAACTTTGCGGCGGCGCAGGCGCGGGCCGCGTCATCCGTGACACGGGCCCGCGCCCTGGCCGCCCGGTACCCGGCCTCCTACGTCTGCTGGGACGTGCTCCAGCACCCGGACCCGGCGATCGGCGACTGCCGAAGCCGCCCCTACACCGAGCGCAGCGCCTTCCTCCTGCAGCTCCTCTCCGATGTCGGGCCGCCGATCCAGGCCGTGCCAGCCAGCGACGACCGGGACGTTGCCATGCTCTGGTACGACACCCTGCGTGAGCAGGGCATTGAAGGAATCGTCTGCAAAAGGGGCGGAGCGGGCTATCCGTCGGGACGGCGCGGGTGGGCGAAGGTCCGGCACACGGACACCGCCGACGCCCTGGTCGTCGGATTCACCGGCCCCCCCCAGGAGGCCGTCAGCTCCCTCGTCTGCCACGGCTGGGCCAGGGGGCGTCCGACACGCCCCCGGCCCCTCCTCCCGTCACCACGGGCCCTTCGAACGGTTACGGACGTTGGCCGATCCGGTCGACGACGCCCACCTCCTGACTGCTGCGCATCTCGAAGTACCTGTCGACCTGCCGCCACTCGCCGTCGACGCGCTTCGCATTGCTGCCCTTGA